A window of Fundidesulfovibrio putealis DSM 16056 genomic DNA:
CGCCGCCAGCCTGGCCGCTGTCCGGGCCGACCTGCTGGTTGTGGACACCGAGCTGCCCGATATGGACGCGCTCTCGGTGATCCAACTGGTGAGGACGACACGCCCGAAGCTGCCTGTGGCCGTATACGCATACGAAGAGGAAGACGCCGCACCCTGCCTGAAGGAACCGGAGGTGTTTTTCGTCCACAAGGGGGACGATCCGGAGCAGCTGGTCCGGGCGGTGCGCGGCATGCTTTTCAGACGATGACCGGACTTTCATGAACGTGGGGCCGGACGACGTGGCAGGGGTGAGGCGCAGGGCTTGCGCTTCGATGCGAGAATCCGAAGGGACAAACGCACGACGGAAACGGAGGTGGAGTGGAATGCGATTTTTCAGGGAAGTCTATGAATTCATGATGGAAGGGGCGAGAGCCCATGCCAAGTGGGACTACGAAGTCTCCATGAGCATCATCAAGAACCGCAAAAAACTCTTGATGCTTCTGGTGCTGGCACTGCCCATCCTGGGCTTCAGTCTGGTCGAGGCGGCGGACGTGATCGGCGGCAAGACCGCGTACATGCCCTCCTACTACAACACCACCATCTTCCTGGCCTCCATCGGCGTGGGCCTGGCTGCGGGCCTGATCACCGGCTGCATCGGCGCGGGCGGCGGCTTCATCATCACCCCGGCGCTCATGGCCGCAGGCGTCAAGGGCATCCTGGCCGTCGGCACGGACCTGTTCCACATCTTCGCCAAGGCCATCATGGGCACCGCCGTCCACAAGAAGCTGGGCAACGTGAGCGTGAAGCTGGCCATGGGCTTCCTGCTCGGCTCGGGCTTCGGCGCTGTGGCGGGCGGCTACCTGAACAAGGCCCTCTACGACTCCGACCCCCTCATGTCGGAACTGTTCATCTCCTCCATCTACGCCGTGCTGCTCGGCTTCCTGGGCTTCTACGGCGCGTACGACTTCCTGAAGTCGCGCAAGGGCGATGACGGCGGCGACTCCCACGGCGGCCCCGCCGGCGGCGGCGTGCCTCCCCTGGCCAAGAAGGTCCAGGCCCTGAAGATCCCCCCCATGATCACCTTCGACGAGGACTTCGTCCCCGGCGGACGCCAGATCTCCATGTGGGTGCTGGCCGCTGGCGGCTTCGTGGTCGGCGCGCTGGCCTCCATCATGGGCGTGGGCGGCGGCTTCATCACCTTCCCCATGTTCGTGTACGTCTTCGGCGTCTCCTCCATGACCACCGTGGGCACGGACATCCTCCAGATCATCTTCACCGCCGGTTTCGCGGGCATCACCCAGTACGCGGTGTACGGCTTCGTGTTCTACACCCTGGCCATGGGCATGCTCATCGGCTCGCTGCTGGGCATCCAGGTCGGCGCGCTGGTCACCAAGGTGGTCAAGGGCGTGCACATCCGTGGTTTCTA
This region includes:
- a CDS encoding response regulator; its protein translation is MATAASQSFTVILADRNRHIRELLSRELIREGFEVKGCGLGRLAASLAAVRADLLVVDTELPDMDALSVIQLVRTTRPKLPVAVYAYEEEDAAPCLKEPEVFFVHKGDDPEQLVRAVRGMLFRR
- a CDS encoding sulfite exporter TauE/SafE family protein yields the protein MRFFREVYEFMMEGARAHAKWDYEVSMSIIKNRKKLLMLLVLALPILGFSLVEAADVIGGKTAYMPSYYNTTIFLASIGVGLAAGLITGCIGAGGGFIITPALMAAGVKGILAVGTDLFHIFAKAIMGTAVHKKLGNVSVKLAMGFLLGSGFGAVAGGYLNKALYDSDPLMSELFISSIYAVLLGFLGFYGAYDFLKSRKGDDGGDSHGGPAGGGVPPLAKKVQALKIPPMITFDEDFVPGGRQISMWVLAAGGFVVGALASIMGVGGGFITFPMFVYVFGVSSMTTVGTDILQIIFTAGFAGITQYAVYGFVFYTLAMGMLIGSLLGIQVGALVTKVVKGVHIRGFYALSIISGFINRAATLPKKLTELGYLGWSPELNNNIEYVGNIVFWVSVGLFGVWVFGKFFANIGMLRGEE